One genomic window of Mycteria americana isolate JAX WOST 10 ecotype Jacksonville Zoo and Gardens chromosome Z, USCA_MyAme_1.0, whole genome shotgun sequence includes the following:
- the LOC142421859 gene encoding uncharacterized protein LOC142421859: MPTPRGSGRRRREDPRPGRARERGRRAGWQPPRGDRRLWRSLRAASGRSSAGGPGGGRPPRPARGLAAGAAVAAGWRPLDGGGVAASAVPPLGGARLLPGGEGEAGNPPLGLSAVVVPRPRVGAFTGLRNEPGRANDRPDKVPATLVCPYCQLRPNGHTESPQ; encoded by the exons ATGCCGACACCGCGCGGCAGTGGGCGGCGCCGCCGTGAGgacccgcggccggggcgggcccgggagcggggcaggcgggcgggctGGCAGCCTCCCCGCGGGGACCGGCGGCTCTGGCGGTCACTTCGTGCCGCCTCGGGCCGGAGCAGCGCtgggggccccggcggcgggcggccacCCCGCCCGGCAAGAGGGttggcggcgggagcggccgtcGCGGCCGGCTGGCGCCCGCTGGACGGCGGCGGGGTGGCGGCCTCGGCTGTTCCGCCCCTGGGAGGGGCGCGGCTGCTGCCCGGCGGTGAGGGGGAGGCGGGGAATCCGCCGCTGGGCCTCAGCGCCGTCGTTGTTCCCAGGCCGCGAGTCGGCGCGTTCACCGGTTTGAGGAACGAGCCAGGTCGTGCCAATGACCGGCCTGACAAGGTGCCGGCAACGCTTGTCTGCCCTTACTGCCAGCTCAGGCCGAACGGACACACGG aatcACCTCAGTGA
- the ZNF131 gene encoding zinc finger protein 131 isoform X2 yields MEAEETMECIQEFPEHYKVILDRLNEQREQDQFTDITLIVDGHHFKAHKAVLAACSQFFYKFFQDFTQEPLVEIEGVSNMAFRHLIEFTYTAKLMVQGEEEANDVWKAAEYLQMLEAIKALEIRNKENPSPLETNQAQGKNKPKKRKIAETSNVITETLPSAESEPVEIEVEIAEGTIEVEDDSIETLEEVASAEQSIKYIQTTGTSDESALALLADITSKYRQGERKCQIQEEGDSATDPSCKQEHMKTHSTESYKCDICNKRYLRESALKQHLTCYHLDEGGASKKQRPGKKIHVCQYCDKQFDHFGHFKEHLRKHTGEKPFECPNCHERFARNSTLKCHLTACQSGAGAKKGRKKLYECQVCNSVFNSWDQFKDHLVIHTGDKPNHCTLCDLWFMQGSELRRHLKEMHNISERIVTEEVLPVEAVEAEPVTSMTIIEQVEQVHVLPVIQVQVDPAQVTVEQMHQDLIQDNQVKGTQIDELQEQVQISYLEVEHIQTEQGAEVHVEQLHVEHVNQIQMEEVQAELIDGTDLEQVEYESVDQGEAEEKEPNQVDDADKEGHEQAEDLKTQQLVDTQNEKVDD; encoded by the exons ATGGAAGCCGAAGAAACGATGGAATGTATCCAGGAATTCCCTGAACACTATAAAGTTATCTTGGATAGACTGAATGAACAACGTGAGCAGGACCAGTTTACAGATATCACTCTGATTGTCGATG GTCACCATTTCAAAGCTCATAAGGCTGTTCTTGCTGCCTGTAGCCAGTTCTTCTACAAATTCTTCCAAGATTTCACTCAGGAGCCCTTGGTGGAGATTGAAG GTGTAAGTAACATGGCATTTCGTCACCTAATTGAGTTCACCTACACAGCGAAACTAATGGTCCAAGGTGAGGAAGAAGCAAATGATGTTTGGAAAGCAGCTGAGTATCTACAGATGTTAGAAGCGATCAAAGCACTTGAAATCAG GAACAAAGAAAATCCATCACCCTTAGAAACAAATCAAGCACAAggtaaaaataaaccaaaaaagagGAAGATAGCTGAAACCTCTAATGTTATCACAGAAACACTGCCATCTGCAGAATCGGAGCCTGTTGAAATTGAGGTTGAGATTGCTGAAGGGACAATTGAAGTGGAGGATGACAGCATTGAAACACTTGAAGAAGTAGCTTCTGCAGAGCAATCCATAAAGTACATACAGACAACGGGTACATCAGATGAATCTGCTTTGGCTCTTTTGGCAGATATCACCAGCAAGTATCgtcagggagagagaaaatgccaGATCCAAGAAGAAGGTGATAGTGCAACTGATCCCTCATGCAAACAG GAACACATGAAAACACACTCTACTGAGAGTTACAAGTGTGACATATGCAATAAAAGGTACCTACGAGAGAGTGCTTTGAAACAGCACCTCACCTGTTACCACCTTGATGAAGGTGGTGCCAGCAAGAAGCAAAGGCCTggcaaaaaaatacatgtatgccAGTACTGTGATAAGCAGTTTGACCACTTTGGACATTTTAAAGAGCACCTCCGGAAGCACACAG GTGAAAAACCATTTGAATGTCCAAACTGCCATGAACGTTTTGCTAGGAATAGCACGCTCAAATGTCACCTGACAGCCTGTCAGTCTGGAGCTGGAgctaaaaagggaagaaagaagctgtATGAATGTCAG GTTTGTAACAGCGTGTTTAACAGCTGGGATCAATTCAAAGATCACTTGGTAATACACACTGGTGACAAGCCCAACCACTGTACCTTATGTGATTTGTGGTTTATGCAAGGCAGTGAGCTGAGAAGGCATCTCAAAGAAATGCACAATATTTCAGAACGAATAGTGACAGAAGAGGTTCTTCCAGTGGAAGCTGTGGAGGCTGAACCAGTAACATCAATGACTATAATAGAACAAGTGGAGCAAGTCCATGTCCTACCAGTAATTCAGGTACAAGTGGACCCTGCACAGGTAACTGTGGAACAGATGCACCAAGATCTCATACAGGACAACCAAGTGAAAGGCACACAGATAGATGAACTGCAAGAACAAGTACAAATTAGTTACTTGGAAGTTGAACACATTCAGACTGAACAAGGTGCTGAAGTTCACGTGGAGCAGTTACATGTTGAGCATGTAAATCAAATACAGATGGAAGAAGTACAGGCAGAACTTATAGATGGAACAGACCTTGAACAAGTAGAATATGAAAGTGTTGAtcaaggagaagcagaagaaaaggaaccTAATCAAGTGGATGATGCAGATAAGGAAGGTCATGAACAAGCTGAAGACTTAAAAACTCAACAATTAGTGGACACGCAGAATGAAAAGGTGGATGACTAG
- the ZNF131 gene encoding zinc finger protein 131 isoform X1: MEAEETMECIQEFPEHYKVILDRLNEQREQDQFTDITLIVDGHHFKAHKAVLAACSQFFYKFFQDFTQEPLVEIEGVSNMAFRHLIEFTYTAKLMVQGEEEANDVWKAAEYLQMLEAIKALEIRNKENPSPLETNQAQGKNKPKKRKIAETSNVITETLPSAESEPVEIEVEIAEGTIEVEDDSIETLEEVASAEQSIKYIQTTGTSDESALALLADITSKYRQGERKCQIQEEGDSATDPSCKQVEGIEIVELQLSHMNNLFHCEKCNRSFKLFYHFKEHMKTHSTESYKCDICNKRYLRESALKQHLTCYHLDEGGASKKQRPGKKIHVCQYCDKQFDHFGHFKEHLRKHTGEKPFECPNCHERFARNSTLKCHLTACQSGAGAKKGRKKLYECQVCNSVFNSWDQFKDHLVIHTGDKPNHCTLCDLWFMQGSELRRHLKEMHNISERIVTEEVLPVEAVEAEPVTSMTIIEQVEQVHVLPVIQVQVDPAQVTVEQMHQDLIQDNQVKGTQIDELQEQVQISYLEVEHIQTEQGAEVHVEQLHVEHVNQIQMEEVQAELIDGTDLEQVEYESVDQGEAEEKEPNQVDDADKEGHEQAEDLKTQQLVDTQNEKVDD, encoded by the exons ATGGAAGCCGAAGAAACGATGGAATGTATCCAGGAATTCCCTGAACACTATAAAGTTATCTTGGATAGACTGAATGAACAACGTGAGCAGGACCAGTTTACAGATATCACTCTGATTGTCGATG GTCACCATTTCAAAGCTCATAAGGCTGTTCTTGCTGCCTGTAGCCAGTTCTTCTACAAATTCTTCCAAGATTTCACTCAGGAGCCCTTGGTGGAGATTGAAG GTGTAAGTAACATGGCATTTCGTCACCTAATTGAGTTCACCTACACAGCGAAACTAATGGTCCAAGGTGAGGAAGAAGCAAATGATGTTTGGAAAGCAGCTGAGTATCTACAGATGTTAGAAGCGATCAAAGCACTTGAAATCAG GAACAAAGAAAATCCATCACCCTTAGAAACAAATCAAGCACAAggtaaaaataaaccaaaaaagagGAAGATAGCTGAAACCTCTAATGTTATCACAGAAACACTGCCATCTGCAGAATCGGAGCCTGTTGAAATTGAGGTTGAGATTGCTGAAGGGACAATTGAAGTGGAGGATGACAGCATTGAAACACTTGAAGAAGTAGCTTCTGCAGAGCAATCCATAAAGTACATACAGACAACGGGTACATCAGATGAATCTGCTTTGGCTCTTTTGGCAGATATCACCAGCAAGTATCgtcagggagagagaaaatgccaGATCCAAGAAGAAGGTGATAGTGCAACTGATCCCTCATGCAAACAGGTAGAAGGTATTGAAATTGTGGAACTTCAGCTGTCACACATGAACAATTTATTCCACTGTGAGAAATGTAACCGTTCGTTTAAATTGTTTTACCATTTTAAGGAACACATGAAAACACACTCTACTGAGAGTTACAAGTGTGACATATGCAATAAAAGGTACCTACGAGAGAGTGCTTTGAAACAGCACCTCACCTGTTACCACCTTGATGAAGGTGGTGCCAGCAAGAAGCAAAGGCCTggcaaaaaaatacatgtatgccAGTACTGTGATAAGCAGTTTGACCACTTTGGACATTTTAAAGAGCACCTCCGGAAGCACACAG GTGAAAAACCATTTGAATGTCCAAACTGCCATGAACGTTTTGCTAGGAATAGCACGCTCAAATGTCACCTGACAGCCTGTCAGTCTGGAGCTGGAgctaaaaagggaagaaagaagctgtATGAATGTCAG GTTTGTAACAGCGTGTTTAACAGCTGGGATCAATTCAAAGATCACTTGGTAATACACACTGGTGACAAGCCCAACCACTGTACCTTATGTGATTTGTGGTTTATGCAAGGCAGTGAGCTGAGAAGGCATCTCAAAGAAATGCACAATATTTCAGAACGAATAGTGACAGAAGAGGTTCTTCCAGTGGAAGCTGTGGAGGCTGAACCAGTAACATCAATGACTATAATAGAACAAGTGGAGCAAGTCCATGTCCTACCAGTAATTCAGGTACAAGTGGACCCTGCACAGGTAACTGTGGAACAGATGCACCAAGATCTCATACAGGACAACCAAGTGAAAGGCACACAGATAGATGAACTGCAAGAACAAGTACAAATTAGTTACTTGGAAGTTGAACACATTCAGACTGAACAAGGTGCTGAAGTTCACGTGGAGCAGTTACATGTTGAGCATGTAAATCAAATACAGATGGAAGAAGTACAGGCAGAACTTATAGATGGAACAGACCTTGAACAAGTAGAATATGAAAGTGTTGAtcaaggagaagcagaagaaaaggaaccTAATCAAGTGGATGATGCAGATAAGGAAGGTCATGAACAAGCTGAAGACTTAAAAACTCAACAATTAGTGGACACGCAGAATGAAAAGGTGGATGACTAG